One genomic segment of Penaeus chinensis breed Huanghai No. 1 chromosome 13, ASM1920278v2, whole genome shotgun sequence includes these proteins:
- the LOC125031455 gene encoding 60S acidic ribosomal protein P2-like, which translates to MRYVAAYCLAALGGKTASAKDIEKILDSVGVDCDAGEAKKVVSELEGKDLKAVIAEGMGKLGSMPAGGGGGAPAAGGAAPAAAAAEEKKPEKVEEPEEESDDDMGFGLFD; encoded by the exons ATGCGTTACGTTGCTGCTTACTGTCTTGCTGCCCTTGGAGGCAAAACTGCCTCGGCCAAGGATATTGAGAAGATCCTCGACTCAGTAGGTGTTGATTGTGATGCTGGTGAGGCCAAGAAAGTTGTATCTGAACTCGAAGGGAAGGACCTCAAGGCTGTAATTGCTGAAG GTATGGGGAAACTTGGATCCATgcctgctggtggtggtggtggtgccccTGCTGCAGGTGGTGCTGCTCCTGCTGCGGCTGCAGCTGAAGAGAAGAAGCCAGAGAAGGTTGAAGAGCCAGAGGAAGAATCGGATGATGACATGGGCTTCGGACTCTTTGATTAA